A part of Cotesia glomerata isolate CgM1 linkage group LG4, MPM_Cglom_v2.3, whole genome shotgun sequence genomic DNA contains:
- the LOC123264112 gene encoding protein D2-like, whose product MKVLLIFFSLLGAVVCLDVDSAFKKSKLVTQVMPSAPKNELTVSYGSDKMMLGNNFTLLKTIIRPEVSYEFQEGEYYALVMLDADPFSEKCLFGGEFLMWLVVNIRDKVRNGEEIVGYRHPSPLPGTGVHRCPILLYKQSKKISFDERSDSPFDIHNRLFFSTKSFAKKYNIGDPIAGNYFTARFNLPFLNGNFNITEILQYIK is encoded by the exons ATGAAGGTCTTATTGA TTTTTTTCAGCCTCCTTGGAGCTGTCGTGTGTCTTGACGTCGACTCGGCGTTCAAAAAGTCGAAACTTGTCACCCAAGTTATGCCCTCTGCACCTAAAAATGAATTGACG GTATCTTATGGAAGTGATAAAATGATGTTGGGCAATAATTTCACACTACTTAAAACTATCATTAGACCGGAAGTTTCCTACGAATTTCAGGAAGGAGAGTATTACGCCTTAGTTATGTTgg ACGCAGACCCCTTCAGCGAAAAATGTCTCTTCGGCGGGGAATTTCTCATGTGGTTAGTAGTGAACATTCGTGACAAAGTGAGGAACGGAGAAGAAATAGTAGGTTATCGGCACCCCTCCCCCCTCCCTGGTACTGGTGTTCATCGGTGCCCGATTCTGCTGTACAAACAATCTAAAAAGATCTCCTTCGACGAAAGGTCCGATTCGCCCTTCGACATCCACAATCGGctctttttttcaactaaatctTTCGCGAAGAAATATAACATTGGCGATCCGATCGCTGGAAATTACTTCACCGCTAGATTCAATCTTCCTTTTCTTAACGGAAATTTCAATATTACTGAAATTCtacaatatattaaataa